Proteins co-encoded in one Bacteroidota bacterium genomic window:
- a CDS encoding YdeI/OmpD-associated family protein, giving the protein MATKDKRIDTYIAKSPLFAQPILTHMRILIHKACPEVKETIKWGMPFFDYKGPMFNFAAFKAHCVGGFWKAKLLKDEHNYLGERKNNGGEAMGHLGRMTALTDLPPDKVMLDFIKQHMKLNEAGVKIEKKPPAPKKLVMPQVLSDALNKNKKALAEFQKFSASQQREYADWIADAKTDTTKQKRLATAIEWISGGKIRNWKYLKK; this is encoded by the coding sequence ATGGCTACAAAAGACAAACGCATCGATACGTATATTGCCAAATCACCGCTTTTTGCCCAACCCATTTTAACGCACATGCGTATCTTAATTCATAAGGCTTGCCCTGAAGTAAAAGAAACAATTAAGTGGGGTATGCCATTCTTTGATTACAAAGGTCCCATGTTTAATTTTGCTGCCTTTAAAGCGCACTGTGTAGGTGGTTTTTGGAAAGCCAAGTTGCTCAAGGATGAGCACAATTATTTGGGCGAGCGAAAAAACAATGGGGGTGAAGCCATGGGACATTTGGGGCGAATGACAGCATTAACTGATTTGCCTCCCGACAAGGTAATGCTTGATTTTATTAAGCAACACATGAAATTGAATGAGGCTGGTGTTAAGATTGAAAAAAAGCCCCCCGCCCCAAAGAAACTTGTGATGCCCCAAGTATTAAGTGATGCATTAAACAAAAACAAAAAGGCACTTGCTGAATTTCAAAAATTTTCGGCTTCACAACAGCGTGAATATGCTGACTGGATTGCCGACGCGAAAACCGATACTACTAAACAGAAAAGACTTGCTACCGCAATTGAATGGATAAGTGGGGGTAAAATACGTAATTGGAAATACCTTAAAAAATAG
- the atpC gene encoding ATP synthase F1 subunit epsilon, with protein sequence MHLEIITPDKKLFSGEVKAISVPGTDGSLGILNRHAPLISSLKNGVVKVTDNKQTVHNFEINGGVIEVLNNKVIVLAE encoded by the coding sequence ATGCATTTAGAAATAATTACTCCCGATAAAAAGTTGTTTAGTGGCGAAGTGAAAGCGATTTCAGTTCCGGGTACCGATGGTTCGTTAGGTATTTTGAATCGTCATGCTCCGTTGATTTCTTCTTTGAAGAATGGAGTGGTAAAAGTAACCGACAACAAACAAACTGTGCACAATTTCGAAATTAACGGTGGTGTAATTGAAGTGTTGAACAACAAGGTAATTGTGTTGGCGGAGTAA